The genomic region ACTCTTTATTAGTCTTGGTATTATTACTAGCACGAGTAGTGCGGCTGCTATTGTTCTTCTGGTATCACTACTCCTAGTCCCACTACTCCTAGTCCCACTACTCCTAGTTCCACTACTCCTAGTTCCACTACTACTAGTTCCACTACTCCTAGTCCCACTACTCCTAGTCCCACTACTACTAGTCCCACTACTCCTAGTCCCACTACTAGTCCCACTACTCCTAGTCCCACTACTCCTAGTCCCACTACTAGTCCCACTACTCCTAGTCCCACTACTCCTAGTCCCACTACTAGTCCCACTACTCCTAGTCCCACTATTAGTCCCACTACTCCTAGTCCCACTACTCCTAGTCCCACTACTACTAGTCCCACTACTCCTAGTCCCACTACTAGTCCCACTACTCCTAGTCCCACTACTAGTCCCACTACTAGTCCCACTACTACTAGTCCCACTACTCCTAGTCCCACTACTAGTCCCACTACTCCTAGTCCCACTACTAGTCCCACTACTCCTAGTCCCACTACTCCTAGTCCTACTACTAGTCCCACTACTAGTCCCACTACTCCTAGTCCCACTATTAGTCCCACTACTCCTAGTCCCACTACTCCTAGGACCGCTACTCCTAGTACCACTACTCCTAGTCCCACTACTAGTCCCACTCCTAGTCCCACTACTAGTCCAACTACTCCTAGTCCCACTATTAGTCCCACTACTCCTAGTACCACTACTCCTAGGACCGCTACTCCTAGTACCACTACTCCTAGTCCCACTACTCTAGGAGTAGTGAGATCATTCATTGGAACAAAAGCCTAAATTGTAgatttgaacacacacacagttaatgaGATTGTTATAGTTTATGGAAATGGCAGCTTGAACACGATGATAATGAACACATGATGAACACGACTCATCATCAtccgagttacagccccgctcctgtgccaggtgagtccacaacgggctcaccatagcccgtgctacttggaacattttgtttcaagtagcgaatcttaaacaacataagTCGTGTTCTTGTCCTGTCTTAGTCTCAACTATTTAGAAAAGAAATGAACTAAaacattatataaataaattcaaGTATATGTTTGGAAATAACAATAAGAAAATATCTAAATTAAAGCAGTGATATTACTTAAAGATTAACTAGATACAACCTTAAATTGGTTGTTTGAATTTGATATCATTGTTATCATTGGTGTGATAACCTAGCACTGGGGTCATTGGTGTGATAACCTAACACTGGGGTCATTGGTGTGATAACCTAGCATTGGGGGGTCATCAGTGTGATAACCTAGCGATGGGGTCATTGGTGTGATAACCTAGCACTGGGGTCATCTGTGTGATAACCTAGCACTGGGATAGGTGTGATAACCTAGCACTGGGGTCATCGTTGTGATAACCTAGCACTGGGGTCATCGTTGTGATAACCTAGCACTGGG from Procambarus clarkii isolate CNS0578487 chromosome 83, FALCON_Pclarkii_2.0, whole genome shotgun sequence harbors:
- the LOC138358322 gene encoding uncharacterized protein, producing the protein MLMSNADVSNVDVSNADVSNVNVINADASNVDVSNADVSNVDVSNADVSNADCGCYCSSGITTPSPTTPSPTTPSSTTPSSTTTSSTTPSPTTPSPTTTSPTTPSPTTSPTTPSPTTPSPTTSPTTPSPTTPSPTTSPTTPSPTISPTTPSPTTPSPTTTSPTTPSPTTSPTTPSPTTSPTTSPTTTSPTTPSPTTSPTTPSPTTSPTTPSPTTPSPTTSPTTSPTTPSPTISPTTPSPTTPRTATPSTTTPSPTTSPTPSPTTSPTTPSPTISPTTPSTTTPRTATPSTTTPSPTTLGVVRSFIGTKA